One genomic segment of Pseudomonadota bacterium includes these proteins:
- the pcaF gene encoding 3-oxoadipyl-CoA thiolase — protein MNAPRDAFVCDAIRTPIGRYGGALSTVRTDDLAAVPLAALLERNPSLDPAAVEDVIMGCANQAGEDNRNVARMATLLAGLPESVPGVTVNRLCGSGLNAVAMIAQSIQCGMIELGIAAGVESMSRSPMVLGKATAPFDRGQQMFDTTLGWRFINRRLKDQYGVDSMAETAENVADDFKISREDQDQFALRSQQKAGAAISAGHLAGEICTVTIPQRRGEPVVVDTDEHPRPDTDLAALNRLKPFVRADGSITAGNASGINDGACALLLASAEGAEAQGLKVMARVVSAASTGLAPRIMGVGPIEASRKALKLAGLSVSDVDVVELNEAFAAQGLAVLRALGLPDDAEHVNRWGGAIALGHPLGMSGARLVTTAARQLQATGGRYALCTMCIGVGQGIALVLEAA, from the coding sequence GTGAACGCACCGAGAGACGCATTTGTCTGTGACGCCATCCGAACCCCCATAGGCCGTTACGGCGGCGCGCTGTCCACCGTGCGCACCGACGACCTGGCCGCCGTACCACTCGCGGCGCTGCTGGAACGCAACCCCAGCCTGGATCCCGCCGCGGTCGAAGACGTGATCATGGGCTGCGCCAATCAGGCCGGCGAGGACAATCGCAACGTTGCCCGGATGGCGACCCTGCTTGCGGGCCTGCCCGAGTCAGTCCCGGGTGTGACGGTGAATCGACTGTGCGGCTCAGGGCTCAATGCGGTCGCGATGATCGCCCAGTCGATTCAGTGCGGCATGATCGAGCTCGGTATCGCGGCCGGGGTGGAGTCGATGTCCCGATCTCCGATGGTGCTCGGCAAAGCGACGGCGCCTTTTGATCGCGGCCAGCAGATGTTCGACACCACCTTGGGCTGGCGATTCATCAATCGACGGCTGAAAGATCAGTATGGGGTGGACTCCATGGCGGAGACCGCCGAAAACGTCGCGGACGACTTCAAGATCAGCCGCGAGGATCAGGATCAGTTTGCGCTACGCAGCCAGCAGAAAGCCGGGGCTGCGATCAGCGCCGGGCACCTGGCCGGCGAAATCTGCACCGTCACCATTCCGCAGCGGCGGGGAGAGCCGGTGGTTGTGGATACCGACGAGCATCCCAGGCCCGATACCGATCTGGCGGCGCTCAACCGGCTGAAGCCGTTTGTTCGCGCGGACGGCAGCATTACCGCGGGCAACGCGTCGGGCATCAATGACGGTGCCTGTGCACTGCTGCTGGCCTCCGCGGAGGGCGCCGAGGCGCAGGGGCTGAAGGTGATGGCCCGGGTGGTGTCCGCGGCCAGCACGGGCCTTGCGCCGCGCATTATGGGGGTGGGTCCTATCGAAGCGTCTCGCAAAGCGCTGAAGCTCGCGGGACTCAGCGTGTCTGACGTGGATGTCGTCGAACTCAACGAAGCGTTTGCCGCGCAGGGCCTCGCCGTGCTGCGGGCCCTGGGACTGCCGGACGACGCGGAGCACGTGAACCGCTGGGGCGGCGCCATTGCGCTGGGACACCCGCTCGGGATGTCCGGTGCCCGACTGGTCACCACCGCGGCGCGTCAACTTCAGGCCACGGGCGGTCGCTACGCACTTTGCACCATGTGCATCGGCGTCGGCCAGGGTATTGCCCTGGTGCTCGAAGCCGCCTGA
- a CDS encoding (2Fe-2S)-binding protein: protein MTIEFQLNGKTVRTDAPTDKPLLWVLREDLGSTGTKFGCGIAQCGACTIHLDGSPTRSCVLPIAAVAGRSVTTVEGVDSKAAMAVRKAWRELDVVQCGYCQSGQMMSASALLEGNPAPTDDEIDAAMGGNLCRCATYHRIRAAIHQAAEDLNGESA, encoded by the coding sequence ATGACGATCGAATTCCAGTTGAACGGCAAAACGGTGCGCACCGACGCGCCGACCGACAAGCCCCTCCTGTGGGTGCTGCGCGAAGATCTCGGCTCGACGGGCACAAAATTTGGGTGCGGAATTGCCCAATGTGGAGCGTGCACGATCCATCTTGACGGGTCACCAACCCGCAGCTGCGTGCTGCCCATCGCTGCGGTGGCTGGACGCAGCGTTACCACGGTTGAGGGTGTCGACTCGAAAGCCGCCATGGCGGTTCGCAAGGCCTGGCGCGAGCTGGACGTGGTCCAGTGCGGGTACTGCCAGAGCGGCCAGATGATGTCGGCCAGCGCGCTGCTGGAGGGCAACCCGGCCCCGACGGACGACGAGATTGACGCCGCCATGGGCGGGAATCTCTGCCGCTGCGCCACCTACCACCGCATTCGGGCCGCCATTCATCAGGCTGCCGAAGACTTGAATGGAGAAAGCGCATGA
- a CDS encoding hydantoinase/oxoprolinase family protein, with translation MGAARIAVDIGGTFTDVVLQNAEGQRWSDKLLTTHSQPEQALLEGIERVLGSAGIPAADLSMVLHGTTLATNALIERRGATTALLTTAGHRDSVEMAFEDRFEQYDINIDRARPLVPRHLRRPVTERLLSDGRVHTPLDPQSVADALQSLDEYGVQSIAVGLLHSYRDPSHEQRCAELISKLRPDLAITLSSEVCPEIREYERLSTACANAYVQPLMDSYLRRLEDGLEALDVHCPFLLMTSGGGLTDLDTAARFPIRLVESGPAGGAILAASVAGGCQADRVLSFDMGGTTAKLCLIDQRKPLVSRSFEVDRSYRFKKGSGLPLRIPVIEMVEIGAGGGSIAHVDKLERLRVGPRSAGSEPGPAAYGRGGTSPTVTDADVTLGKIRPERFAGGALSLNGEAAAAAIGKHIASPLALAVGQAAQGISDVVEESMAAAARAHAAEFGLDLRQRDMVAFGGAAPLHAASLARRLGVNRVIIPPQAGVGSAVGFLLARLSFEVVRSRPMTVSQLDPSTVNRLFSDMRAEAEAVLAPAAGGEPLTEQRQGYMRYAGQGHELPIVLPVEVYDASAAEHFSGAFERAYEQLYGRTIDGVDIELLSLTLALSGPAPSEVSAAATTSDGSPDEVVTCSVAEDGQSVEARVINRQTLPVGSQLDGPALITEDQTTTVVPSGCSLEVDPDGNLVITRDNGA, from the coding sequence GTGGGTGCCGCAAGAATTGCCGTAGACATTGGCGGCACGTTTACCGATGTGGTGCTGCAAAACGCCGAGGGACAGCGCTGGTCGGACAAGCTGCTGACCACCCATAGCCAGCCGGAGCAGGCCCTGCTCGAGGGAATCGAACGTGTCCTGGGCAGCGCCGGCATCCCTGCGGCGGATCTCTCCATGGTGCTCCACGGCACCACCCTCGCCACCAATGCCTTGATCGAGCGGCGCGGCGCGACCACAGCCCTGCTCACGACCGCCGGCCACCGAGACTCCGTGGAAATGGCGTTTGAAGACCGGTTCGAGCAGTACGACATCAACATCGACCGGGCTCGACCCCTGGTGCCACGCCATCTTCGCCGGCCGGTAACCGAACGGCTCCTAAGCGATGGACGCGTCCACACGCCGCTCGATCCGCAGTCCGTTGCCGATGCCCTGCAATCCCTGGACGAATACGGGGTTCAGAGCATCGCCGTCGGCTTGCTGCACAGCTACCGGGATCCGAGTCACGAACAGCGCTGCGCTGAGCTGATTTCAAAGCTGCGACCCGACCTCGCCATCACGCTGTCCAGCGAAGTGTGTCCGGAGATTCGGGAGTACGAACGGCTGTCCACAGCCTGCGCGAACGCTTACGTCCAGCCGCTGATGGACAGCTACCTCCGGCGGCTCGAAGACGGCCTGGAGGCACTGGACGTCCACTGTCCGTTCCTGCTGATGACCTCCGGCGGCGGGCTGACGGACCTCGACACCGCCGCGCGTTTCCCGATCCGGCTGGTGGAGTCGGGGCCCGCCGGCGGCGCAATCCTGGCGGCCAGCGTCGCCGGCGGCTGTCAGGCAGATCGGGTGCTGTCGTTTGATATGGGCGGCACCACGGCCAAGCTCTGCCTGATCGATCAACGCAAGCCACTCGTGTCCCGCAGCTTTGAGGTCGACCGCAGCTATCGATTCAAGAAAGGCAGCGGGCTGCCGCTGCGAATCCCGGTCATTGAGATGGTGGAGATCGGGGCGGGAGGCGGATCGATCGCCCATGTCGACAAGCTGGAGCGGCTGCGCGTGGGCCCCCGCAGCGCGGGCTCGGAACCGGGGCCGGCGGCCTACGGACGAGGTGGCACCTCGCCGACGGTCACCGACGCTGACGTGACCCTCGGCAAGATTCGCCCCGAACGATTTGCGGGCGGCGCGCTGAGCCTGAACGGTGAGGCCGCCGCGGCCGCCATCGGCAAACACATTGCCAGCCCGCTGGCGTTGGCCGTTGGCCAGGCGGCGCAGGGCATCAGCGATGTGGTGGAAGAGAGTATGGCGGCAGCGGCTCGGGCCCATGCCGCGGAGTTTGGGCTCGATCTTCGTCAGCGCGACATGGTGGCCTTTGGGGGCGCGGCCCCGCTTCACGCGGCCAGTCTGGCCCGGCGCCTGGGCGTCAACCGCGTGATCATCCCGCCCCAGGCCGGGGTTGGGTCAGCGGTCGGGTTTCTCCTGGCTCGACTGAGTTTTGAAGTGGTGCGAAGCCGGCCGATGACGGTCAGCCAGCTGGATCCGTCCACGGTCAACCGGCTCTTCAGCGACATGCGCGCCGAGGCCGAGGCGGTCCTGGCACCCGCCGCGGGCGGCGAGCCGCTGACCGAGCAGCGCCAGGGCTATATGCGCTACGCGGGCCAAGGGCACGAGCTGCCGATTGTGTTGCCCGTCGAAGTCTACGACGCGAGCGCCGCGGAGCACTTTTCCGGCGCTTTCGAACGCGCTTACGAACAGCTTTACGGAAGAACAATCGACGGCGTCGACATCGAGTTGCTCAGCCTGACGCTCGCCCTCAGCGGGCCGGCGCCAAGCGAAGTTTCGGCCGCCGCGACGACGTCCGACGGTTCTCCGGACGAGGTGGTGACATGTTCGGTAGCCGAAGACGGGCAATCGGTGGAGGCGCGCGTGATCAACCGTCAGACGTTGCCTGTCGGCAGTCAGCTGGACGGACCCGCCCTGATCACCGAAGACCAGACCACAACGGTTGTGCCGTCGGGCTGCTCACTCGAGGTCGATCCTGACGGCAATCTTGTGATCACGCGGGACAACGGTGCCTGA
- a CDS encoding SH3-like domain-containing protein has protein sequence MSNVQPTESQARFHRGQRVRIHDRHPGVHHRVPRYVKGQEGTVERVCGLHGQPETFVRGDGRPETRLYRICIPQAQLWPGYRGPDDDTLEVEVFEHWLEPA, from the coding sequence ATGAGTAACGTCCAGCCGACCGAGTCACAGGCCCGCTTTCATCGAGGGCAGCGAGTGCGCATTCACGATCGCCATCCGGGTGTTCATCATCGGGTCCCCCGGTATGTAAAGGGGCAAGAGGGTACGGTCGAGCGGGTCTGCGGACTCCACGGGCAGCCCGAGACTTTTGTGCGGGGTGATGGGCGGCCGGAAACCCGTCTCTATCGAATCTGCATTCCGCAGGCGCAGCTATGGCCGGGCTACCGGGGACCTGACGACGATACGCTGGAAGTTGAGGTTTTCGAACACTGGCTGGAGCCCGCCTGA
- a CDS encoding xanthine dehydrogenase family protein molybdopterin-binding subunit encodes MSRFMDKKSVGQGGSGLNRRRFLQVSALGGAGFLIGCSESDTAAPAAQTEAAAPLPAAIDAELNAFVKIQADNTVTVVVKHLDKGQGVTTGLPAIVAEELDASWSQMRTEFAPADANRYANLAFGVVQGTGGSTSIANSWEQLRLAAAGARAMLVQAAAEQWGVAADTIAVADGRVTSGDQSASFGELAGLAAAQTPPERPALKDRSEFKLLGTNLPRLDSADKTDGSTEFTIDVKRPGMLMAVVARPPRFGGKVASFDASKALEVPGVARVVEIPRGVAVLADSYFTANKARGMLEVEWNFDDAENRSSSELEADFTAMMDQPGLEARNDGDAPAALGSAAQTIEQEFHFPFLAHATMEPMDCVVELASDGCEIWTASQIPTLDVGTTAAITGLDPSSIKIHTRFAGGSFGRRAVPDSDFVAEAVMIAKAIDGEAPVKLLWSREDDMAAGRYRPMAVHRVRAGLDEDGKISAWHHQVASPSILSGTAFAAMMTSELDPSVVEGTTDLPYAIPNVRVDGYQPQTGVPVLWWRSVGHTHNAYAVEVFFDQLARTMGRDPYELRKELLTEHPRHLAVLNKAAEEAGWGTDLGPGRGRGIAVHESFNSFVAEVIEVTMAEGGNFSIDRVVCAVDCGFALTPDVVKAQMEGGIGYGLSSALREAITLTNGEVDQKNFDRYRPLRISEMPKIEVHIVNSGEPPTGVGEPGTPPSAPALANAIADATGRSISRLPIADQLKTA; translated from the coding sequence ATGAGCCGGTTTATGGACAAGAAGTCAGTCGGACAGGGCGGCTCAGGCCTGAATCGACGCAGGTTCCTCCAGGTGAGCGCCCTGGGCGGTGCGGGTTTTCTGATCGGCTGCAGCGAATCGGATACCGCGGCGCCGGCGGCCCAGACCGAGGCCGCAGCGCCCTTGCCGGCGGCAATCGACGCCGAGCTCAACGCTTTTGTCAAAATCCAGGCTGACAACACCGTCACGGTGGTCGTCAAACACCTCGACAAGGGTCAGGGCGTGACCACCGGACTGCCCGCCATTGTGGCCGAGGAGCTCGACGCCAGCTGGTCTCAGATGCGCACCGAGTTTGCGCCGGCTGACGCCAACCGTTACGCCAACCTTGCGTTTGGTGTTGTCCAGGGGACGGGAGGGTCAACCTCAATCGCCAACTCCTGGGAGCAGCTCCGCCTGGCCGCCGCCGGCGCACGCGCTATGTTGGTGCAGGCCGCCGCTGAGCAGTGGGGCGTTGCCGCCGACACCATCGCCGTCGCTGATGGTCGGGTCACCAGCGGTGATCAATCCGCCAGCTTTGGCGAATTGGCGGGCCTCGCCGCGGCACAGACACCGCCCGAGCGACCCGCACTGAAGGACCGATCCGAGTTCAAGCTGCTAGGGACTAACCTGCCGCGGCTAGATTCGGCCGACAAGACCGACGGCAGCACCGAATTCACGATCGACGTGAAACGACCCGGCATGCTGATGGCGGTAGTCGCCAGGCCCCCGCGCTTCGGCGGCAAGGTAGCGTCCTTCGACGCCAGCAAGGCGCTGGAGGTGCCGGGCGTTGCGCGAGTGGTCGAGATTCCGCGCGGCGTTGCCGTGCTGGCCGACAGCTACTTCACCGCCAACAAGGCGCGAGGCATGCTGGAGGTTGAGTGGAACTTCGATGACGCCGAAAACCGAAGCTCCTCAGAGCTGGAAGCTGACTTTACGGCCATGATGGATCAGCCGGGGCTGGAAGCCCGCAACGACGGTGATGCGCCGGCGGCCCTGGGTTCGGCCGCGCAGACTATCGAGCAGGAGTTCCACTTCCCGTTCCTGGCGCATGCCACGATGGAACCGATGGACTGTGTGGTTGAGCTTGCGTCCGATGGCTGTGAAATCTGGACCGCCTCTCAGATTCCGACGCTGGACGTCGGAACCACCGCGGCGATCACCGGCCTGGACCCGTCCAGCATTAAGATCCACACCCGCTTCGCCGGCGGCAGTTTTGGGCGCCGCGCTGTGCCCGACAGCGATTTTGTGGCCGAAGCGGTGATGATCGCCAAGGCCATCGACGGTGAGGCCCCGGTCAAGCTGCTGTGGTCGCGCGAGGATGACATGGCCGCTGGCCGCTATCGGCCGATGGCCGTCCACCGGGTGCGCGCCGGTCTCGACGAAGACGGCAAGATCAGCGCCTGGCACCATCAAGTTGCGAGCCCGTCGATCCTGAGCGGCACCGCTTTTGCCGCCATGATGACCAGCGAGCTCGACCCTTCGGTCGTCGAAGGCACCACCGATCTTCCCTACGCGATCCCCAACGTTCGCGTAGACGGCTACCAGCCTCAGACCGGTGTGCCGGTACTGTGGTGGCGGTCGGTTGGTCACACGCACAACGCCTATGCGGTTGAGGTGTTCTTTGACCAGCTTGCCAGGACCATGGGCCGCGATCCGTACGAGCTGCGCAAAGAGCTGCTGACGGAGCATCCGCGTCATCTGGCGGTGCTGAACAAGGCCGCAGAGGAAGCGGGCTGGGGCACCGATCTCGGGCCTGGTCGAGGCCGAGGCATTGCGGTTCACGAGTCGTTTAACTCGTTTGTCGCTGAGGTGATTGAGGTGACGATGGCTGAAGGCGGCAATTTCTCCATTGACCGGGTGGTTTGCGCGGTGGACTGCGGCTTTGCGTTGACCCCGGATGTCGTTAAGGCGCAGATGGAAGGCGGAATTGGGTATGGACTGTCCTCTGCACTGCGCGAAGCCATCACCCTGACCAACGGTGAGGTCGATCAGAAAAACTTCGATCGCTACCGTCCGCTGCGAATCAGCGAGATGCCGAAGATTGAGGTGCACATCGTGAACTCCGGCGAGCCGCCGACGGGCGTGGGTGAGCCGGGTACGCCGCCTTCCGCGCCGGCGCTGGCTAACGCCATTGCGGACGCCACGGGCCGCTCGATCTCGCGGCTGCCGATCGCCGATCAGCTGAAGACCGCTTAA
- a CDS encoding nitrile hydratase subunit alpha: protein MGHDHDHDHDHGHDQTLQPDHPEPTSDAARVGLALRELLLEAGHYTRAEEAAMISRMQGASPDNGARLVARAWTDPAFKERLLTDGSEAITELGFDLKPAEFTVMENSAQVHNVIVCTLCSCYPRALLGMSPSWYKSLSYRSRLVREPRAVLAEFGVELNDQIQVRVHDSTAELRYMVLPQRPAGTEGWSEDKLRSLVTRDSLIGTQRTLPAAGIDAGDDLEP, encoded by the coding sequence ATGGGTCACGACCACGACCATGACCACGATCATGGCCATGATCAAACCTTACAACCGGACCATCCCGAGCCGACGAGCGACGCTGCGCGCGTGGGGCTGGCCCTGAGGGAGCTGCTGCTCGAGGCAGGCCACTACACCCGGGCCGAAGAGGCGGCGATGATCAGCCGGATGCAGGGCGCATCACCCGACAACGGCGCCCGTCTGGTGGCGCGGGCCTGGACCGACCCGGCGTTCAAAGAGCGCCTGCTGACGGACGGCAGCGAAGCCATCACGGAACTGGGTTTCGACCTGAAGCCCGCCGAGTTTACGGTGATGGAAAACAGCGCGCAGGTGCACAACGTGATCGTGTGTACCCTTTGCTCCTGCTATCCGCGAGCGCTGCTGGGTATGTCACCCTCCTGGTACAAATCCCTTAGCTATCGTTCCAGATTGGTTCGGGAACCGAGGGCCGTCCTGGCCGAGTTTGGGGTCGAGCTGAACGACCAGATTCAGGTCCGGGTTCATGACTCGACGGCTGAGCTTCGCTACATGGTGCTGCCGCAGCGGCCTGCGGGCACCGAAGGTTGGTCGGAAGACAAGCTACGATCACTGGTGACCCGAGACTCGCTGATCGGCACGCAGCGCACGCTCCCGGCCGCCGGCATCGACGCCGGCGACGACTTAGAGCCATAG
- a CDS encoding hydantoinase B/oxoprolinase family protein, with amino-acid sequence MDPITLQILWDRLLAIVEEQAQTLMRTAFSTTVREAGDLSAGIFDADGRMLAQAVTGTPGHVNAMASSVGEFLKHLPAAQLEPGDVLLTNDPWHGTGHLNDFTVVTPVFRDDTLIALIAATSHIADVGGLGFGPDGRQVFEEGLNIPISRLFARGEPNETLLKILRANVRDPRAAEGDLYSLTACNFSASQALLATLDEFGLTSLQALADIIVERSARAMEAEIRALPEASWRYTMTVDGYDEPVTLACEVTIADGRIRVDFAGTSPASGRGINVPLTYTQAYASFGVRCVVGNDIPNNAGSLGQVEVTAPAGCILHAERPSAVSARHAVGQMLPDVVLGCLQQPLQGQVPAEGASCLFGPVFMGGRGVVSGSSSEPFVINAFYTGGSGARPSKDGLSCTAFPSGVRSTPVEITETTSPLLILRKEFRPDSGGSGQFRGGLGQVMEFCHRDAEPFVVSRMFDRIVHPPRGRDGGGDGDGARTYIRGGDTLSGMGRSLIPAGGVFVLETAGGGGRGDPALRDPDAARRDQLNGKISLESSKPSAEE; translated from the coding sequence ATGGATCCGATCACCCTCCAGATACTCTGGGACCGGCTGCTGGCCATCGTGGAAGAACAGGCACAAACGCTGATGCGTACCGCGTTTTCCACGACGGTTCGGGAAGCCGGCGACCTGTCCGCGGGCATCTTCGACGCAGACGGCCGGATGCTGGCCCAGGCCGTGACCGGCACGCCGGGACACGTCAACGCGATGGCGAGCAGCGTCGGTGAGTTCCTCAAACATCTGCCGGCCGCCCAGCTGGAACCCGGGGACGTGCTGCTGACCAACGATCCGTGGCACGGCACCGGGCACCTCAACGACTTTACGGTTGTGACGCCCGTATTTCGGGACGACACGCTCATCGCACTGATCGCCGCAACCTCCCATATTGCTGATGTCGGCGGTCTCGGCTTCGGCCCGGACGGTCGGCAGGTGTTTGAGGAGGGGCTCAATATACCGATCAGCCGCCTGTTTGCCCGCGGTGAGCCCAACGAAACGCTGCTGAAAATCCTGCGCGCCAACGTCCGAGACCCGCGAGCGGCAGAGGGTGACCTGTATTCGCTGACCGCCTGCAACTTCAGCGCATCCCAGGCGCTTCTCGCCACCCTGGACGAGTTTGGCCTGACGTCCCTCCAGGCGCTCGCAGACATCATCGTCGAGCGCTCGGCCCGGGCGATGGAAGCCGAAATACGGGCGCTGCCCGAAGCCAGCTGGCGCTACACCATGACCGTGGACGGCTACGACGAACCGGTGACCCTCGCCTGCGAGGTCACGATCGCTGACGGACGGATCCGGGTCGACTTCGCGGGAACCTCGCCGGCGTCGGGTCGCGGAATCAACGTGCCGCTGACCTACACCCAGGCCTATGCGTCGTTCGGCGTGCGCTGCGTTGTCGGCAACGACATCCCGAACAACGCCGGCAGCCTCGGGCAGGTGGAGGTTACGGCGCCCGCCGGGTGCATTCTGCACGCCGAACGGCCGAGCGCCGTGTCGGCGCGCCATGCCGTCGGCCAGATGCTGCCCGATGTTGTGCTGGGCTGCCTGCAGCAACCGCTCCAGGGACAGGTGCCGGCGGAAGGCGCATCGTGCCTGTTTGGCCCGGTGTTTATGGGCGGGCGCGGCGTCGTTTCCGGGAGCTCGTCAGAGCCGTTTGTCATCAACGCCTTCTACACCGGCGGCAGCGGCGCGCGGCCGTCCAAAGACGGACTTTCCTGTACCGCGTTTCCCTCCGGCGTTCGCTCAACGCCGGTCGAGATCACCGAAACCACCTCGCCGCTGCTGATCCTGCGCAAGGAGTTCAGGCCAGATTCGGGTGGCTCAGGTCAATTCCGAGGCGGTCTGGGGCAGGTGATGGAATTCTGCCACCGCGATGCCGAGCCGTTTGTCGTATCGAGGATGTTTGATCGAATTGTGCATCCGCCGCGCGGACGCGACGGTGGCGGCGACGGCGACGGCGCCCGCACGTATATTCGAGGGGGTGATACCCTCAGCGGCATGGGCCGCAGCCTGATTCCAGCCGGCGGCGTATTTGTGCTGGAAACCGCCGGCGGCGGCGGCCGAGGTGATCCGGCGCTGCGCGATCCTGATGCCGCGCGCCGGGACCAGCTGAACGGGAAGATTAGCTTGGAGTCGTCGAAGCCTTCAGCGGAGGAGTAA
- a CDS encoding FAD-binding oxidoreductase, with amino-acid sequence MQTSSAVLDSLDPAIYLTGDAVGEAYACDWTRSNPVLPAVVFRPKTTKQVSEILAACHANDQPIVIQGGRTGLAGGATPRAGEHSLSLELMNQLVEFDREGMTMTVGAGMPLQVIQDTAAAEGLEFSMDLGARGSCQAGGIVSTNAGGNQVIQHGMTRSLVLGLTAVLADGTVIEADNKLLKNNAGYDLKQLFIGTEGTLGVVTQVTFRLNPSKPASASALCACADFPAVIRLLRHCGQTLPVVSAFEVMWRGYFDVAVGATGKPNPLSEPAPFSVLIQTEGSNDSSLSDDLERCFEQALERELVTDGVLASSLADSRRLWELRDAIGDIMPTMEHLAVFDVGIPLAAMDRVASAIERDLGQELDGCRTLLFGHIGDGNLHVVASTGRAEDKAGIEAVVYRHTASANGSVSAEHGIGTLKKRWLPQSRSPTEIALMKSLKQAMDPKNILNPGRVVDS; translated from the coding sequence TTGCAAACCTCATCCGCTGTACTTGATTCGCTCGACCCCGCTATCTACCTGACCGGCGATGCGGTCGGCGAGGCATATGCCTGCGACTGGACTCGAAGCAATCCCGTGCTGCCGGCAGTGGTATTTCGACCGAAAACCACTAAGCAGGTGAGCGAAATCCTTGCCGCCTGTCACGCCAACGACCAGCCAATTGTCATCCAGGGAGGCCGGACTGGACTGGCCGGCGGCGCAACGCCAAGAGCCGGCGAACACAGCCTGTCGCTCGAGCTGATGAATCAGCTGGTCGAGTTCGACCGTGAGGGTATGACAATGACCGTCGGAGCCGGCATGCCGCTGCAGGTCATCCAGGACACCGCCGCGGCTGAAGGACTGGAGTTCTCGATGGACCTCGGCGCGCGAGGCTCCTGCCAGGCCGGCGGCATCGTGTCGACCAACGCTGGCGGTAATCAGGTGATTCAGCACGGCATGACGCGTTCCCTCGTCCTCGGGCTGACGGCTGTGCTTGCCGACGGCACCGTCATCGAAGCCGACAACAAGCTGCTCAAGAACAACGCAGGCTACGATCTCAAGCAGCTGTTTATCGGCACGGAGGGAACGCTGGGCGTGGTCACTCAAGTTACGTTCAGACTCAACCCCAGCAAGCCCGCCAGCGCGTCCGCCCTGTGCGCCTGCGCTGATTTTCCTGCGGTCATCAGGCTGCTGCGCCACTGCGGCCAAACGCTCCCGGTAGTGTCGGCGTTCGAGGTGATGTGGCGCGGATATTTTGACGTGGCGGTTGGGGCCACCGGCAAGCCGAATCCGCTTTCCGAACCCGCGCCGTTCTCCGTGCTCATTCAAACCGAGGGCAGCAATGACAGCTCGCTCAGCGACGATCTGGAACGGTGCTTTGAGCAGGCGCTGGAGCGGGAGCTGGTCACGGACGGCGTGTTGGCCAGCAGTCTGGCGGACAGTCGACGTTTGTGGGAGCTGCGTGACGCGATCGGCGACATTATGCCTACCATGGAGCACCTGGCGGTGTTCGACGTGGGCATTCCCCTGGCAGCTATGGACCGGGTTGCCAGCGCCATTGAACGCGATCTTGGGCAGGAGCTGGACGGCTGCCGGACCCTGCTTTTCGGCCACATCGGCGACGGCAATCTGCACGTGGTCGCCTCGACGGGGCGAGCGGAGGACAAGGCGGGCATCGAGGCGGTGGTCTACCGACACACGGCCTCCGCCAACGGAAGCGTCAGCGCCGAACACGGGATTGGCACGCTAAAAAAACGCTGGCTGCCTCAGAGCCGCAGCCCGACGGAAATTGCGCTGATGAAATCTCTGAAGCAGGCGATGGACCCGAAAAACATTCTTAACCCGGGGAGAGTGGTTGACTCATGA